A genomic stretch from Microtus pennsylvanicus isolate mMicPen1 chromosome 11, mMicPen1.hap1, whole genome shotgun sequence includes:
- the LOC142860775 gene encoding olfactory receptor 5AR1-like: MPNHTRVTHFILVGFSDTPQLRLVVIPFFLLVYTFGLLGNISIIAAVMRDRRLHSPMYFFLKNLSFLDMCYTSATIPKAVVMSFTGSGLISYLECVAQLYIFITLSATECFLLTAMAYDRFLAIFRPLLYGTIMSHKCRVELVVTAWVSGAIYSAFHTFNTFSLPYCGPNVVEHFFCDIPPVMRLSCTDYHLNEEVGFAVSSCIVMSSFALTVLSYVGIVYTVVRIPSVDGRWKAFSTCSSHLTTVILFYGTGSFVYLRPASRYSPTQGRLASIFYSVLTPSLNPVVYCLRNKDMKFALQKLYCRRKY, encoded by the coding sequence ATGCCCAATCACACAAGAGTGACTCACTTCATCCTCGTGGGCTTCTCAGACACCCCGCAGCTGAGATTGGTGGTCATCCCGTTTTTCTTGCTTGTCTACACATTCGGCCTCCTGGGGAACATCTCCATCATCGCAGCTGTGATGAGAGACAGGAGGCTCCActcccccatgtacttcttcctgaaGAATTTGTCTTTCCTGGACATGTGCTACACTTCAGCCACCATCCCCAAGGCAGTGGTTATGTCCTTCACAGGCTCGGGGCTCATCTCCTATCTTGAGTGTGTAGCACAGCTTTACATATTTATCACGCTCTCTGCTACTGAATGCTTCCTGCTCACGGCTATGGCTTATGACCGGTTCCTGGCCATCTTCAGACCACTGCTCTATGGAACCATCATGAGCCACAAATGTCGTGTTGAGCTGGTGGTCACTGCCTGGGTGAGTGGGGCCATCTACTCAGCCTTCCACACTTTCAACACCTTCTCCCTCCCCTACTGTGGACCCAATGTTGTTGAACACTTCTTCTGTGACATCCCTCCAGTCATGAGGCTGTCCTGCACTGATTACCATCTCAATGAGGAGGTGGGCTTTGCTGTGAGCAGCTGCATCGTCATGAGCTCCTTCGCCCTCACGGTCCTCTCCTATGTGGGCATCGTGTACACAGTTGTCCGCATCCCCTCAGTGGACGGCAGGTGGAAGGCCTTTTCCACCTGCTCCTCTCACCTGACCACAGTCATCTTGTTTTATGGAACTGGAAGCTTCGTGTACCTGAGGCCCGCCTCTCGGTACTCCCCAACCCAGGGTCGCCTGGCATCTATTTTCTACTCTGTCCTCACTCCGTCTTTGAATCCAGTGGTCTATTGTCTGAGGAACAAAGATATGAAGTTTGCTCTGCAGAAACTTTATTGCAGAAGAAAGTATTGA
- the LOC142860772 gene encoding olfactory receptor 5AR1-like: MSNHTRVTHFILVGFSDTPQLRLVVIPFFLLVYTFGLLGNISIIAAVMRDKRLHSPMYFFLKNLSFLDMCYTSATIPKAVVMSFTGSGLISYLECVAQLYIFITLSATECFLLTAMAYDRFLAIFRPLLYGTIMSHKCRVELVVTAWVSGAIYSSFHTFNTFSLPYCGPNVVEHFFCDIPPVMRLSCTDYHLNEEVGFAVSSCIVMSAFALTVLSYVGIVYTVVRIPSVDGRWKAFSTCSSHLTTVILFYGTGSFMYLRPASRYSPTQGRLASIFYSVLTPSLNPVVYCLRNKDMKFALQKLYCRRKY, encoded by the coding sequence ATGTCCAATCACACAAGAGTGACTCACTTCATCCTCGTGGGCTTCTCAGATACCCCGCAGCTGAGACTGGTGGTCATCCCATTTTTCTTGCTTGTCTACACATTCGGCCTCCTGGGGAACATCTCCATCATCGCAGCTGTGATGAGAGACAAGAGGCTCCActcccccatgtacttcttcctgaaGAATTTGTCTTTCCTGGACATGTGCTACACTTCAGCCACCATCCCCAAGGCAGTGGTTATGTCCTTCACAGGCTCAGGGCTCATCTCCTATCTTGAGTGTGTAGCACAGCTTTACATATTTATCACGCTCTCTGCTACTGAATGCTTCCTGCTCACGGCCATGGCTTATGACCGGTTCCTGGCCATCTTCAGACCACTGCTCTATGGAACCATCATGAGCCACAAATGTCGTGTTGAGCTGGTGGTCACTGCCTGGGTGAGTGGGGCCATCTACTCTTCCTTCCACACTTTCAACACCTTCTCCCTCCCCTACTGTGGACCCAATGTTGTTGAACACTTCTTCTGTGACATCCCTCCAGTCATGAGGCTGTCCTGCACTGACTACCATCTCAATGAGGAGGTGGGCTTTGCTGTGAGCAGCTGCATCGTCATGAGCGCCTTTGCCCTCACGGTCCTCTCCTATGTGGGCATCGTGTACACAGTTGTCCGCATCCCCTCAGTGGACGGCAGGTGGAAGGCCTTTTCCACCTGCTCCTCTCACCTGACCACAGTCATCTTGTTTTATGGAACTGGAAGCTTCATGTACCTGAGGCCCGCCTCTCGGTACTCCCCGACCCAGGGTCGCCTGGCATCTATTTTCTACTCTGTCCTCACTCCGTCTTTGAATCCAGTGGTCTATTGTCTGAGGAACAAAGATATGAAGTTTGCTCTGCAGAAACTTTATTGCAGAAGAAAGTACTGA